The Juglans microcarpa x Juglans regia isolate MS1-56 chromosome 8S, Jm3101_v1.0, whole genome shotgun sequence genome has a window encoding:
- the LOC121243843 gene encoding homeobox-leucine zipper protein ATHB-6-like has protein sequence MEQFMNSSDSLDALISICPPKEKKDEQNTHGYSEEFRAMLDRINGEDLSYETSHVLEKRRRLSLYQVKELERSFEVENRLEPDRKVNLAEELGLQPRQVAIWFQNRRTRLKTKQLQRDFSLLKDRYDALKLDCNNLEQENEALTSTLRELKEKLCRRSAEGNHSVEEESLISEFDTNVSDRRQTSDLFENGEKAVRVYSDSKDGSSDCVSNSFADRFRDSESREVPGKAYQPQPTRMEEQSMYCNFFSVDQAPTLHWYFPEQ, from the exons ATGGAGCAGTTCATGAACAGCTCAGATTCCTTGGATGCTTTGATCTCCATTTGTCCTCCTAAAG AGAAGAAAGACGAGCAGAACACGCATGGGTACAGTGAGGAGTTCCGGGCAATGCTGGATAGGATAAACGGGGAAGACTTGAGCTATGAAACCAGCCATGTTTTGGAAAAGAGACGGCGACTGAGCTTGTATCAGGTGAAGGAATTGGAGAGAAGCTTTGAGGTGGAAAACAGGCTAGAACCGGATCGAAAGGTGAACTTAGCAGAAGAATTAGGATTGCAGCCACGACAAGTAGCTATATGGTTCCAAAACCGGAGAACCCGTTTGAAGACTAAGCAACTGCAGAGAGACTTCAGCCTCCTTAAAGATCGTTATGATGCTCTAAAGCTTGACTGCAACAATCTTGAACAAGAAAACGAAGCTCTAACTTCGacg CTGAGAGAGTTGAAAGAGAAGCTCTGCAGACGAAGTGCAGAGGGCAATCACTCTGTAGAAGAAGAGTCTCTAATCTCAGAGTTTGACACCAATGTTTCAGATCGAAGGCAAACAAGTGATTTATTCGAGAATGGCGAAAAGGCAGTTAGAGTGTATTCTGATTCCAAAGATGGATCATCGGATTGCGTTTCAAACTCATTCGCAGATCGGTTTCGAGACTCCGAGTCCAGAGAAGTTCCAGGTAAAGCATACCAACCTCAGCCTACAAGGATGGAAGAGCAAAGTATGTATTGTAATTTCTTTTCTGTTGATCAAGCTCCTACTCTCCACTGGTACTTCCCTGAGCAGTGA